The following coding sequences are from one Saprospiraceae bacterium window:
- a CDS encoding ATP-binding cassette domain-containing protein, producing the protein MVRIQDLEVQYQGENPIHFPDFECHSDRPLLVLGSSGSGKSSLLHMIAGLIKPRKGKIWIDDTEITGLSQSEMDVFRRKKIGVALQKSVFIHSLTVLENLMYFQYFSHAKQNESECMDWLTKLGLENKADQKAFTLSQGEQQRVNFIRALMKKPSLLLADEPSSSLDDENAIMVARLLLHQADQIGTTLIVVTHDHRLSSMFSNSMTLV; encoded by the coding sequence ATGGTGCGCATACAAGATTTGGAGGTTCAGTATCAAGGTGAAAACCCTATCCATTTTCCGGATTTCGAGTGCCATAGTGACAGGCCTTTGTTGGTGCTTGGCAGCTCTGGTTCAGGTAAATCCAGTTTGCTCCATATGATAGCCGGATTAATCAAACCCAGAAAAGGAAAAATTTGGATTGATGACACTGAGATCACAGGATTGTCACAATCTGAAATGGATGTCTTTCGCAGGAAGAAAATTGGTGTAGCACTCCAGAAATCCGTTTTTATCCATTCGTTGACTGTGTTGGAAAATCTGATGTATTTCCAATATTTTTCACATGCCAAGCAAAATGAGTCAGAGTGCATGGATTGGTTGACGAAGTTGGGTTTGGAAAATAAGGCGGATCAGAAGGCATTTACATTGAGTCAGGGAGAGCAGCAACGGGTCAATTTTATCCGAGCATTGATGAAAAAACCAAGCCTGCTCCTAGCAGATGAACCCAGTTCTTCTTTGGATGATGAAAATGCCATCATGGTTGCGCGTCTTTTGCTGCATCAAGCAGATCAGATTGGCACCACATTGATTGTAGTAACCCATGACCATCGTCTTAGTTCCATGTTTTCAAATTCTATGACTCTTGTATGA
- a CDS encoding thioredoxin family protein: MKFLSDFVFCLLMALFVIPARSQSQPEELGLVRWLRDMNSAQEKSKSTGKPILILFQEVPGCSTCKNYGEQVMSHPLIVEAIETYFIPLCIYNNRGGSDKQILDYFQEPSWNNPVVRIVDAQLKEVSPRLNGNYSAYAMVSKINVSLIKSGKLVPQYLQLLEDELQAQSSGVESLTVGMYCFWSGEKTYGKLDGVVATKAGFVNGKEVVQVQYDPKKTSAKIILEEGRKSACADAVYLDKTQKLDASVQIERKSGSGFREDREVKYYLQHHDLKYIPMTETQSARVNSALALSLEPTIYLSPRQNRLLQKVKSSSSKSGFENYIGKPISTGTKILNDSAIN, from the coding sequence ATGAAGTTTCTTTCAGATTTTGTCTTTTGTCTGCTGATGGCATTGTTTGTGATTCCTGCAAGATCACAATCTCAACCCGAGGAATTGGGATTAGTACGTTGGTTGCGTGATATGAATTCTGCTCAAGAAAAATCGAAATCAACCGGAAAACCGATACTGATACTATTCCAGGAAGTACCGGGATGTTCAACTTGCAAAAATTATGGGGAACAGGTGATGTCGCATCCATTGATTGTAGAAGCCATCGAAACTTATTTTATACCACTTTGTATCTACAATAATCGTGGAGGAAGTGACAAGCAAATATTGGATTACTTTCAAGAACCTAGCTGGAATAACCCTGTCGTCCGTATAGTAGATGCCCAGCTGAAGGAAGTCTCACCGCGTCTAAATGGAAATTATTCTGCATATGCTATGGTTTCTAAGATCAATGTAAGTTTAATCAAATCAGGGAAATTGGTACCTCAATATCTGCAATTACTTGAAGATGAATTGCAAGCTCAATCCTCGGGTGTTGAGAGTTTGACAGTTGGAATGTATTGTTTTTGGAGTGGAGAGAAAACTTATGGGAAGTTAGACGGTGTGGTAGCTACTAAAGCAGGATTCGTCAATGGTAAGGAGGTCGTCCAAGTGCAGTATGATCCCAAAAAGACAAGTGCAAAAATAATTTTGGAGGAGGGCCGGAAATCGGCTTGTGCGGACGCTGTTTATTTAGATAAAACCCAGAAACTGGATGCCTCTGTCCAAATTGAAAGAAAGTCCGGATCCGGATTCAGAGAAGATAGAGAAGTAAAATATTACCTCCAGCACCATGATCTCAAATACATCCCAATGACCGAAACTCAATCAGCCAGAGTCAATAGTGCACTCGCCTTGTCACTGGAGCCCACAATATATTTGTCACCCAGGCAAAATCGACTATTGCAAAAAGTAAAGTCGAGCAGCTCAAAATCCGGTTTTGAAAATTATATAGGAAAACCAATCTCTACGGGAACAAAAATCCTCAATGATTCGGCAATAAATTAA
- a CDS encoding nitrilase family protein: MNLALVQTDLIWQDKAANRQNIGKMIEENTTNVKQADILILPEMFTTGFTMAASKLAESMDGDTIHWMRSLADQYQIAVCGSMIAHEDGKFFNRFVWFSPESKEVLSYDKKHLFSLADENHHFHAGTDHLEIEYKNWRIMPFICYDLRFPVWMRNTQEVDLMICVANFPTKRKKAWSTLLPARAIENVCYVAGVNIIGRDGNEIEYPGCSGVFDYTGELLLDAKSDKAINFVSIDKPPLDVFRRAYPFLKDRDHFNLLPNH; the protein is encoded by the coding sequence ATGAATTTAGCTCTGGTTCAAACTGACTTGATTTGGCAAGATAAAGCTGCCAATAGACAAAATATTGGCAAAATGATTGAAGAAAATACAACAAATGTAAAGCAGGCTGACATTCTGATATTACCCGAAATGTTCACCACCGGCTTTACCATGGCTGCATCGAAACTCGCAGAAAGCATGGATGGCGATACCATTCATTGGATGAGAAGCTTAGCTGACCAATACCAGATAGCGGTCTGCGGATCCATGATCGCGCATGAAGATGGAAAATTTTTCAACCGTTTTGTGTGGTTTTCACCGGAAAGCAAGGAGGTATTGTCTTATGATAAGAAGCATTTGTTCTCCCTGGCAGATGAAAATCATCATTTCCATGCAGGGACAGACCATTTAGAAATTGAATACAAGAATTGGAGGATCATGCCATTCATTTGTTATGATTTGAGATTCCCTGTTTGGATGCGCAATACCCAAGAAGTTGACCTGATGATCTGTGTAGCAAACTTTCCGACCAAAAGGAAAAAAGCATGGTCCACACTATTGCCTGCACGAGCCATTGAAAACGTATGTTACGTCGCAGGTGTAAATATTATAGGTCGCGACGGTAACGAAATAGAATATCCAGGATGTTCTGGTGTTTTCGATTACACGGGAGAACTCCTGCTGGACGCAAAAAGTGATAAAGCCATCAATTTTGTAAGTATTGATAAGCCGCCCTTGGATGTTTTCAGGAGAGCATATCCTTTTTTGAAGGATAGAGATCATTTTAATTTATTGCCGAATCATTGA
- a CDS encoding ABC transporter permease, protein MKALYLAWKNMLSKPLRSGFSILLVALSVGLYSIIFLIEQQLENHFSKNLAETDLVISAKGSPLQSVLCNIYHADVPTGNIHLSEVKAFFNPKHPVIQEALPLSLGDQVHSYRIVGTTTGYLDWYKLTLAEGDSFQQDFDAVIGSEVALQLGLKPGSSFEGGHGLNAEDSLESHPHHFIVKGVLMPTGQISDRLVYCPISTYWAIHDQGHHHDHEGENHDHEHHDEENRTVLSNDSLAGRDYDISALLLRFRGNNIQALNFGRMVNDNTNVMASYPAIEMNRLYELTGSASDLLKWIGLMISILAGISIFIHLWHSLQERKKETALMRLGGASKIFIFSAYLFEAVILGVFGVFLAWIFSHTFLELFSKTTLLKRSYQITGWFFHMYELRIYLFAVLICMIAALIPSYLAMRSQIQEDLTEF, encoded by the coding sequence ATGAAAGCCTTGTACCTAGCCTGGAAGAATATGTTATCTAAACCACTCAGGAGTGGGTTTAGTATTCTCTTGGTTGCCCTTTCAGTAGGGCTTTATTCTATTATATTTCTAATAGAGCAGCAGCTCGAGAATCATTTTAGCAAGAATCTGGCCGAAACGGATCTCGTCATTAGTGCCAAAGGAAGTCCTTTGCAATCTGTTCTGTGCAACATTTACCACGCTGACGTGCCCACAGGCAATATCCATTTGTCGGAAGTTAAAGCATTTTTCAATCCCAAGCATCCCGTAATCCAAGAGGCATTGCCCTTGTCCTTGGGAGATCAAGTACATTCTTATAGAATCGTGGGGACCACTACCGGGTACCTTGACTGGTATAAGTTGACACTGGCTGAGGGTGATTCGTTTCAACAGGATTTCGATGCCGTTATAGGAAGTGAAGTTGCACTTCAATTGGGATTGAAACCGGGTTCGAGTTTTGAAGGTGGACATGGACTGAATGCAGAAGACTCATTGGAATCGCACCCACATCATTTTATCGTAAAAGGAGTTTTAATGCCAACGGGCCAAATCAGCGATCGCTTGGTGTATTGTCCCATCTCTACATATTGGGCTATACATGATCAAGGACATCATCATGACCACGAAGGAGAAAATCATGATCACGAACACCATGATGAGGAGAACCGGACTGTACTGAGTAATGATTCGCTTGCGGGTCGCGACTATGATATCAGCGCACTCTTACTCAGATTCAGAGGCAACAATATTCAAGCTTTAAACTTCGGGCGAATGGTCAATGACAATACGAATGTCATGGCTTCTTATCCGGCAATTGAGATGAATCGATTGTACGAACTCACCGGCTCAGCCTCAGACCTATTGAAATGGATAGGATTAATGATCAGTATATTGGCGGGCATCAGTATTTTTATTCATCTGTGGCATTCTTTACAAGAGCGAAAAAAGGAAACCGCACTCATGAGGTTAGGTGGTGCTTCGAAGATATTCATTTTTTCTGCTTATTTGTTTGAAGCAGTAATATTGGGGGTTTTTGGAGTTTTTCTGGCATGGATTTTTAGTCATACTTTCCTTGAATTATTTTCGAAGACCACACTTCTCAAAAGAAGTTACCAAATCACAGGGTGGTTTTTTCATATGTATGAATTGCGAATATATTTATTTGCAGTCCTGATTTGTATGATTGCAGCTTTGATTCCGTCCTATTTGGCCATGCGTTCACAGATTCAGGAAGACCTTACCGAATTT